A window from Chrysemys picta bellii isolate R12L10 chromosome 2, ASM1138683v2, whole genome shotgun sequence encodes these proteins:
- the LOC101940810 gene encoding sperm acrosome membrane-associated protein 3-like, with product MKALTLLSLLGCLITANEAKIFSRCELAYMLHEEGLDGYEGYSLANWICMAFFESGFNSAAEDDNADGSTDYGIFQINSRVWCNNYRSPTENLCHIPCTDLLSNDITDDIVCAKRIVRDPQGMDAWEDWTMHCKGRDLSEWVDGCDL from the exons ATGAAGGCGCTCACACTTCTCTCCCTGCTCGGCTGCCTGATCACGGCAAACGAAGCAAAAATCTTTAGCCGATGTGAACTAGCCTATATGCTTCATGAAGAAGGGCTGGATGGGTACGAGGGTTACAGCCTCGCCAACT GGATCTGCATGGCATTCTTTGAGAGCGGCTTCAATTCGGCAGCAGAGGACGACAATGCAGATGGCAGCACGGACTATGGCATCTTCCAGATCAACAGCCGTGTCTGGTGCAACAACTACCGGAGCCCCACTGAGAACCTCTGCCACATACCCTGCACTG ACTTGCTGTCAAATGACATAACGGATGACATCGTCTGTGCCAAAAGAATTGTGCGAGACCCACAAGGAATGGATGCCTG GGAGGACTGGACAATGCACTGCAAAGGGCGAGACCTGTCTGAGTGGGTGGATGGATGTGACCTGTGA